The Leptolyngbya sp. 'hensonii' DNA segment GGTTCAGGGCGGCACTCAAGTCAGGACAGAGCTGGCGGGGTTCGGGCAGGGGTTGCCGTTCCCGCAGTATCGAGGCTACCGGTACCTGGGCCGTAACCAGGGCATAGAGGGTGGCGGCCAAGCCATAGACATCGCTAGCCGGTGTCCGCCGTTCTTGGGAGAGATACTGCTCGATCGGGGCATAGCCGTTAGAGATCAGGCTGGTATGGACCTGGGTGACCCCGGGGGTGAATTCCCGCGCAATGCCGAAATCAATGAGTACTGCTTCTTCAGTGTTCTGGCGCAGGATGATATTGCCTGGTTTGACATCCCGATGCAGCAGCCCATTGCGATGGACCACCTTCAGGGCTTCGCCGATCTGACGAATATAGGCAATGGCGCTGGCTTCCGTCAGAGGGCGATCGGGAAAGACGATCGCCTCCAAGGTGCGGCCAGGGATGTAATCCATCACCATATAGGGCACCCCATTCTCGGTGAAAAAATCACTTACCCGGACAATATTGGGGTGAACGCACTGGGCCAGACGGCGGGCTTCGTCTTGAAACTTGCGCTCCCATGCTGCCAGATCTGGATCGCGTTTCAGGGTATCGCTCAGGGTTTTGATCACCACCGATTGACCCAGGTAACGATGGGTGGCCCGAAACGTGGTGCCAAAGCCCCCCTGGCCTAACTCTTCTTCTAAAGTATATTTCCCTCCCTGGAGGGTCATGCCGATCAATGGATTCATAGGGGGATGTTACCGTCGTCACCTGGCCAGCACGGTCAGGGAATGGCCGGGGAGAATGGTAGAGTATACGGAAAAAGAAAAATCTAACGTCATGAATTAAACAGGCGCGATCGTGCTGCTTTGTTCCCCAAATTTTAGCAGGAGCATCTCCTCATCAGGGTTGGTTCCGAGGGGAAGAGGCACTGGGCCGCTGGCAGAGTCAGATTGACTGAGGAGGTCGGAGATGGGAAGTTCGCTGATGGGGAAAAGGGTGCTGTTGATGTTGGGGCTGGTGACCCTTTGGGGGGCTGGCGATCGGGGGTTGGCCTGGCCTACTCCAGAAGTCTCTTCCTTCCTGAACCCGTCGAATCCCTTCCAGGGGCGGGTCAGGGCGGCGATCGATCTGCAAGCAGTGGGCCGTCAGATCAGGCCCCGTTTTGATCAGCCTCTAGGGGGAGAAGTGGTGACTGGCCTGAATCTGGACGTGATTCAGTCGGTTTTTGCTGCGCCGTCTGGCCTGGGGAGCCTGGAGGATGTGACCCGATCGATCGTGGCTGCAACGGCGAACTTGGCGTTCAAGCCAGCTTCGGCTCAGTTGGGCTCGGAACAGCCCCTGACAAACCGGCTCGCCCTGGCCCTGAGTTCCAAGCAATTGTCTATTCTGCCTGGGTCAGCCTGCGGATTGGAACTGGATGCGATCGCAGCCAATCCGGCAGTGGCGGACGAAAAGGTAATGGGCAAAGTGCTCACGGTGGTGGGGGACACCCTGACCATTCAGACTGGGGATGGGAAAGTTCGCCACATGACCCGCACCCGACGGGAATGGGGCTATCTGGGTCAGATTGCGGGGCGGAAAGTGGCCCTGAGCGAATTCTTCTGCAGTCGAATTACCCTGGCTCCGCCACCAGCTCCCGTGATACCGGCCCCAATTCCGGTGCCTCCCCTGGAATTTAAACGCAGAACTTTGAACGTGCCTCCCCTCACCCCCAGACCAGTGGCGGCTCCCGTTGGAACGGGTGCAGAAGAACCAACGGAGGCAATTCCCCAGACCTGGTAGTTGGGTTGGGGAATGATGGCACGGATGCAGGTTATAGGGTCCGATCGAGTTCCAGCAGAAATTGACAGAAATCTTGAATGTCCTGAGCGAAAA contains these protein-coding regions:
- a CDS encoding serine/threonine-protein kinase, yielding MNPLIGMTLQGGKYTLEEELGQGGFGTTFRATHRYLGQSVVIKTLSDTLKRDPDLAAWERKFQDEARRLAQCVHPNIVRVSDFFTENGVPYMVMDYIPGRTLEAIVFPDRPLTEASAIAYIRQIGEALKVVHRNGLLHRDVKPGNIILRQNTEEAVLIDFGIAREFTPGVTQVHTSLISNGYAPIEQYLSQERRTPASDVYGLAATLYALVTAQVPVASILRERQPLPEPRQLCPDLSAALNQAILRGMAIEVQHRPATVAEWLNLLPDHPFQPRAVPAAAPPTAATIPVVPPRPVREPIQGPEGAGRPAPVAPTSSGPGWLLSLTIVAGTALAVLAGATIARLQQPKPAPVAQSPEPIVTPTSPASLDPSPILQPTPSPSPIVRPTPS